The genomic window TTCCAGGTATATTTAGAGGAGCATTAGATGTAAGAGCAAAGGAAATAAGTGAAGAAATGAAGATTGCTGCTGCAAGAGCAATTTCAGAAATGGTATCAGAAGAAGAATTAAATGATGAGTATATAATCCCAAAGGCATTTAATCTAGAAATAGCACCTAACGTTGCAGCTAGTGTAGCAAAGGTTGCAATTGAAACTAGAATAGCAAGAAGGTGTGATGTGACTCCTGAATTGGTAGCAGAACACACAAGAGAACTTTTGAGTAAAGAGTAAAGCCATTTTTATATGGCTTTACTTTGCATGTTTAGGATTTTTACTTACTATTTCAATGGCTTGTATAATGCATTCTAATATATTAATTATTTCTTGCTTATCAATTTCATTTAAAACCCTAGTGTATATTTCTCCTTGTTCAGAAACAACATATTTAGGTTTTATTAAATTTAATGCATAAGCCTTAATATCCAATTTACATTTTTCACATTTACAGATATCTTTATATTGCTCAAGAGTATTTGGTAATAATTGATCAATTAATTCTTCAGAATAATTTCTTAATCTATACATGATTAACCCCCTAAATTGATTTTTCATAATAATAATTAACTCAAGGCACATTCAAATAAATATATACCTAACCAATATCTTTTAAAAATCTAAGCGCATTTTTATAAAATAATTTTTCAATTTCATCATCAGAAAAGTTATTTTTCTCAAGGGCTTTTATTAGTTTATTTGTTTCACCAATATTGTTTATCTCAAGCTTAGAATTAATACCATCAAAGTCACTCCCTAAAGATAGGACGTCTATTCCTCCTATGTTTTTTATATGATTTATATGTTTTATCATATCATCTACTCGGCTATATTCATTACCACCTAGAAACTCTCCAAAGAAGTTAATACCTATTAACCCTCCTTTAGTTGAAAGTTTTTTTATCATATCATCTGTTAAGTTTCTAGGATTATTTGTTATAGCTCTTGCATTAGAATGAGATGCAATAAATGGAGTTTTAGAGTAATTCAAAACATCAAGAAAACCTCCATCAGATAGGTGAGATACGTCAATTATCATATTTAATTTATTCATTTCCTCTATTAATTCTATACCAAATGAAGTAAGTCCTTTATTCATATATTCTGAATTACAGTTTGGATAACCTATTTCATTTGGAAAATTCCATGTGAGAGTTATAAGTTTTACTCCAAGTCTATTGAAATTTCTTAAATTAGCTAAGTTACCTTGAATACATGCCCCTTCTTCGATAGTTAAGAAGGCGGAGATTTTATTCTCATTTTTATTTTTCATAAGTTCATTATAATTTTTACCCAAAGATATATCATTTTTATTTTTATCTATTTCAATGTAAAATTTATCTATCATATTTAAGCAAGATTGAAGTGGATTATTTGTTTTATTTTTTTGTATAAATATTGCAAAAAATTGAGCTATAGAACCTGAAGATTTTAATTTATTTATATCTACACTACAATTGTTTTGAAATAGTTCATCATTATTCTCATAAATTTTTGATATAGTATCACAATGAAAATCTATTAAGTCCATGGAAACCTCCTAATGTAATTATATGAAGATTATTCTAATAGTTTCTTTAATTATGTATGAATATTATCTTCATTATATAATATTCGTACACATTAAAGAAAGCATAATACTATATTTAGATAAGGCATTTTTATTTTTTATAAGATAATTATTATCTAAAGCGTCTATAATATTACATATGACAGCTATTAAAAGTAAAGCAAATGAATATTGACATAAGATTTAGTTAATATTATAATAATGAATTGTATAATAATAACGATTTATATAATAAATTAATATCTTTATAAAGATTGTGAAAAGGAGAGTAAGTATAAATTCGGATTTATAGCGAGCTAACGATGGTGAAAGGTTAGTATGAAGACTATACTGAAAAACACCTTGGAATCTCTAACCGAAATTGTTACAAGAGTAGGCTTAGACGGAGCCAGTCCGTTAATAACTGGAGAGTATTATTTTGAGTAGTACTTTTAAGAGAGGTCACACATATGTGATAAGTTGGGTGGTACCGCGAAAATGCAACCTTCGTCCTAATATTAGGGACGAGGGTTTTTTTATAAAAAAATGGAGGTATAACTATGGAAAATGTATTTATTAAAAAACTTTTTAGAGAACCAGATAAGTTTGTTGGTAAAGAAGTTAAAATTTCAGGATGGATTAGAACATTAAGAGCATCAAATAAGTTTGGATTTGTAGAAATAAATGACGGTAGTTTTTTTCAAAATATTCAGGTTGTTTTTGATGAAAGCTTAGAAAATTTTAAGGAAATAGCTAAGTTTGCTATAAGTTCTAGTGTAAGTGTTGAAGGGGAATTTGTTTTAACAGAAAATGCAAAACAACCTTTTGAAATTCATGCTAAGAAAGTTATATTAGAAGGAAAGTCACATTCAGATTATCCACTACAAAAGAAAAGACATACTCTAGAATATTTAAGAGAAATAGCTCATTTAAGACCAAGAAGTAATACTTTTTCAGCAGTATTTAGAGTACGCTCTCTTGCAGCATACGCTGTACATAAATTTTTTCAAGAGCAAGGATTTGTATATACTAATACTCCTATAATAACTGGAAGTGATGCTGAAGGTGCTGGAGAAATGTTTAGAATTACAACTCTAGATATGAACAATCTTCCTAAAAATGAAGAAGGAAACATAGATTATAAAGAAGATTTCTTTGGAAAAGAAGCAAATCTTACTGTAAGTGGACAGTTAGAAGGAGAAATATTTGCTTTAGCATTTAGAAACATTTATACTTTTGGACCAACTTTTAGAGCAGAAAACTCAAATACAGCAAGACATGCATCTGAGTTTTGGATGATAGAACCAGAACTAGCTTTTGCAGAATTAAGTGATTACTTAGACAATGCAGAAGCTATGGTTAAGTATGTTATAAAATATGTTATGGAAAATGCTCCAGAAGAAATGGAATTTTTCAATAAATTTGTAGATAAAGGTTTATTTGATAGATTAAATAATGTTGTAAACTCTGAATTTGGTAGAGTAACATATACAGAAGCTGTAGAAACTCTTAAAAAATGTAGTCATGAATTTGAGTATCCTGTAGAATGGGGAATTGATCTTCAAACAGAACATGAAAGATATTTAACTGAAAAAATATATGGAAAGCCTGTATTTGTAACTGATTATCCAAAAGATATTAAAGCGTTCTATATGAGAATGAATGAAGATGGAAAAACTGTTGCAGCGGCAGACTTACTTGTTCCAGGAATTGGAGAACTTATTGGAGGAAGCCAAAGAGAAGAAAGACTAGATGTTCTTGAAAAGAGAATAGAAGATTTAGGACTTAATAAAGAAGACTACTGGTGGTATTTAGAACTTAGAAAATATGGAGAAACTAAGCATTCTGGATACGGGCTTGGATTTGAAAGATTAATAATGTATCTAACAGGAATGAGTAATATAAGAGACGTAATACCATTCCCAAGAACTCCAGGAAATGCAGAATTCTAAATGATTTTAAACGAATTAAGTATAGAAATTAACTATATTTAGTTCGTTTTATTTTTAGCAAAAAAAACATGTTGCACAAATATAAAAGTTATACTATAGTAACTACATATGCATATATTAGGAGGATGGTAGTATGGTAGATAAGAATAGAGAAACTTTCTCTGGAAAGTTAGGCTTTATTTTAGCTTGCTTAGGCTCAGCAGTAGGGTTAGGGAATATATGGATGTTTCCTTGGAGGCTTGGTAAATATGGAGGGGCGGCATTTCTAATACCTTATTTTATTTTTGTATTTACTTTAGGATTAACAGGTTTAATGGGAGAATTTGCATTTGGAAGATCTAGAAAAGCAGGTTCTTTAAAAGGGATTAGAGATGTATTTGAAGAAAAAAAATTGCCTTTTGGAAAGTCTATATCAATTATACCTACATTGGCAGTAGCAGGTACACTTATATTTTATAGTATAGTTGCAGGATGGGTTTTAAGATATTTTTATACATCATTAAAAGGAAATTTTAATTCTCTAGATATTCCTAATTATTTCAATAGTTTTGTAGGCAGTAAAGAAAGTATTGCATGGCATTTTTTAGCTATGGCAATTGTTGTAGGAATTGTAATCTTAGGAGTTACCAAGGGAATTGAAAAAATAAATAAAATCATTATGCCCTCACTTTTTTTTATATTTATTATTTTAATGATAAGAACACTAACACTTCCTGGAGCTATGGATGGAGTAAAATATTTATTGGTACCCGATTGGTCATATTTATTTAAACCTATAACTTGGGTTATGGCATTAGGACAAGCATTTTTTACAGTATCTCTTAATGGAGCTGGAATGGTTGTGTATGGAAGTTATTTAAAGAAAAATGAGGATATATTGTCTTCGGTAGTAAATATTGCTATTTTTGATACAATTTCAGCTTTGCTTGCTAGTTTAATTATTATACCAGCAACTTTTGCTTTTGGATTAGATCAATCAGCAGGACCTTCATTGTTATTTATTACAGTACCTTATATCTTTAAATCTATGCCTTTAGGGTATATTTTCAGTATATTATTTTTTATAAGTGTTGTATTTGCGGCTATTTCTTCAGCTATTAATATGTTAGAAGCTTCTTCAGAAGCTTTTATAGCTCAATTTAAAATAAAGAGAAGTAAGAGCGTTGTAATTGTTGGTGCAATAGCTTTTATACTGGGAATAGCATTAGATGTAGATATGGCTAAGTTTGGAGCATGTGCTGATTTTGTGACTATATATCTTGCACCAATAGGAGCTATGGTTACAGCTATAGTATTCTTTTGGGTTTATGGAACAGATAATGCACTACAAGATATAAATGAAGGAGCAGAAAAACCTTTAG from Clostridium sp. MB40-C1 includes these protein-coding regions:
- a CDS encoding late competence development ComFB family protein, which produces MYRLRNYSEELIDQLLPNTLEQYKDICKCEKCKLDIKAYALNLIKPKYVVSEQGEIYTRVLNEIDKQEIINILECIIQAIEIVSKNPKHAK
- a CDS encoding dipeptidase, whose protein sequence is MDLIDFHCDTISKIYENNDELFQNNCSVDINKLKSSGSIAQFFAIFIQKNKTNNPLQSCLNMIDKFYIEIDKNKNDISLGKNYNELMKNKNENKISAFLTIEEGACIQGNLANLRNFNRLGVKLITLTWNFPNEIGYPNCNSEYMNKGLTSFGIELIEEMNKLNMIIDVSHLSDGGFLDVLNYSKTPFIASHSNARAITNNPRNLTDDMIKKLSTKGGLIGINFFGEFLGGNEYSRVDDMIKHINHIKNIGGIDVLSLGSDFDGINSKLEINNIGETNKLIKALEKNNFSDDEIEKLFYKNALRFLKDIG
- the asnS gene encoding asparagine--tRNA ligase — encoded protein: MENVFIKKLFREPDKFVGKEVKISGWIRTLRASNKFGFVEINDGSFFQNIQVVFDESLENFKEIAKFAISSSVSVEGEFVLTENAKQPFEIHAKKVILEGKSHSDYPLQKKRHTLEYLREIAHLRPRSNTFSAVFRVRSLAAYAVHKFFQEQGFVYTNTPIITGSDAEGAGEMFRITTLDMNNLPKNEEGNIDYKEDFFGKEANLTVSGQLEGEIFALAFRNIYTFGPTFRAENSNTARHASEFWMIEPELAFAELSDYLDNAEAMVKYVIKYVMENAPEEMEFFNKFVDKGLFDRLNNVVNSEFGRVTYTEAVETLKKCSHEFEYPVEWGIDLQTEHERYLTEKIYGKPVFVTDYPKDIKAFYMRMNEDGKTVAAADLLVPGIGELIGGSQREERLDVLEKRIEDLGLNKEDYWWYLELRKYGETKHSGYGLGFERLIMYLTGMSNIRDVIPFPRTPGNAEF
- a CDS encoding sodium-dependent transporter, producing MVDKNRETFSGKLGFILACLGSAVGLGNIWMFPWRLGKYGGAAFLIPYFIFVFTLGLTGLMGEFAFGRSRKAGSLKGIRDVFEEKKLPFGKSISIIPTLAVAGTLIFYSIVAGWVLRYFYTSLKGNFNSLDIPNYFNSFVGSKESIAWHFLAMAIVVGIVILGVTKGIEKINKIIMPSLFFIFIILMIRTLTLPGAMDGVKYLLVPDWSYLFKPITWVMALGQAFFTVSLNGAGMVVYGSYLKKNEDILSSVVNIAIFDTISALLASLIIIPATFAFGLDQSAGPSLLFITVPYIFKSMPLGYIFSILFFISVVFAAISSAINMLEASSEAFIAQFKIKRSKSVVIVGAIAFILGIALDVDMAKFGACADFVTIYLAPIGAMVTAIVFFWVYGTDNALQDINEGAEKPLGAWFKPVAKYLYIFGVAAVLVLGIIYNGIG